CAGGCGGACTGATCTCGGCGGTCCGCCGGTAGAGCGCCTCCCGGTTGCCTAGACGATCGACCCTGCGCGGAGGGGCCATCGGCCATGAACCTGAGGCGGGCGAGGTACTTGGTCTCCATGGTGCGGGCCTCCCCCGTCATCGTCGGGCGCGGCGGCCGGCGAGGGCGGCGGGCAGCACCGCGTCGGTACCGAAGCGCCGGCAGGCACGGTCGGCGGCGGCCTCGATGCGGCAGGCCTTGCTGTCGTCGGGATCGCAGGACAACTGATGCGTGGCGAGGGCCGCGTCGGTGAGTTCGCCGGGCAGGGCTGGCGCTGAGGCGCGAGGGCGGACTCGACGCGCTCATCGAGCCGAGGTCTGCGAATGCGCCAACGAGACTCCCCCGGCAACTTCGTACGCCAACGCGGCCGCGCCGGTACGGCCAGAACCGCACCACCGGCATCAAGCACTGCACCCGCGAATGCGCCCGCGCCCAAGCCCAACGCGAACACCGCCGACGCCGCAAACAGGCCAACCCGGCCCAGCCCAACTCCTAGCCCATCGGCGGGCCGTGACGCTCGGGCGTCGGATCCATCTCCGAGTCAGCTGGTGAGTGCTTGCCCGTGTGCATCGATCGGCGCAGGCAGCGTGCCCAACCGTTCGGCCAGGTCGGCCCGGACTGCGCCGTCGTGGTCGGGCAGTGCTTCGGCAAGGTGGGAAAGCCGGGCCCTGGCGGTGGAGCGGAGCCGGGCGGCGGGGACGTGATCGAGTACGTGGTGGGCCCGCAGTGCAGCGTCCTGGGGCGTGTGGGCGGCCTCGGCCTGGGCCAGGACGAGGGAGGCGGCGGCCCAGCCAGGGGTGCCGCCGGTGCATTCGGCCAGCGAGGACTCGGCCCGGGACCGGGCGTCGACGCTGCGGCCCAGGGCGAGGTAGGCCTCTGCCTGGTGCAGGGCGAGTTCAGCGGCGTCGAAGCCGAAACGCCCAGGAGCTTCGGGTTCGCCAGCCGCCTCGAGTTCCGTCAGTGCTGTGGTCAGGGCACGGTCTGCGTCATCGTTGCGGCCGGAGGCTGCGAGGGCGGGCAGGAGTGCCCACGCGTGGAGTTGGGCGCAGACCCGGCCTGACGGTGCTGCTGAGGCTCCTCGTTCGGCGTGCTCGACAGCGGTGTCGATGCGGCAGGAGGTGCGGGCGACCATGCTCTGTGCGCCCCATGCCCATGCCTCGAGGTTGCGGTCGCCCGTCCGTGCGCCGTAGGTCGCGGCGGTGTCGAGGTCGAGGTGAACGCGGGCGCCGCTGACGTCGTCCAGGTGGTAGGCGAGGTTGCCGAGCAGCGCGGACAGCCATCCCACCTGCCGACGCAGGCCTTCGGTGACAGGCCCAGGCGTCGCTGAGCTGTGAAGATGACGGAACGGTGGTCGAAGGGGACTGCAGCCGCCGCCGTGGCAGCGACAGCAGGCTGCGGAGGGTCAAGATTCGGCACGCCGCCAACCCCAGGAACATCGAGCTGACCGACTTGCCCGATCTGGCGGACGCGATCTTCGACCTGTACAACGACTCACAGAAGGCCGCAAAGAACCTTCGTTGAGCGCGCCCCTCGCCCAGGAAAGCGTCGACGCTGCCCCGACGCACGTGGGGGCATGCTTGAGCCCCGGAAAGCCCGGCGTGGCGCGGGCTGGGCCGGGCCGGGCCGGAGACGGTTCAGCCCGGCCCGCGACGCGCGTGGCAGCATCCGGTCCAACGAGCCGCCGACCCTGCGGTCACCAACACCCGTAGCCCCAGCCGGGCGACCAACGCAACCAGGAGGAGCGGCACGACCACCGGGTGATGCCCGACAGCCAGATACTGGGGCATCGCAACCGAGCGGCGCACCTACTTCACGTTGGGACCGATCCCGCGCCTCCGCGCCGCCGTCCTCTTCGTGTTACGAGCCGACGTCTAGCGGCGCCACGTTCTAGCCAAGTCGCCTTGCTGAACGTCGACTTCGTCCGGAGGCCGCGCGTACCTGGGACGGATGTGGCACCGTGGGCGCAGGCGGGTCCGTCACTCCCCCCGTAGTGGCGGACCACGTCTTACTCTGCGGCAAGCGTCGGCTCCGGCGGGGTGTCGTCCTCGAGGGCCTGCCGCAGGTCGGTGTACATCTGCAGCCGCACACCGGGCCGACCGGCATCCCGGGTGGTGTGCTCGGCAATTGAGGTTGGCTCTGACCGGAATTCTGTGAAACCCCAGGTAGAAGACCCCCACGCAGGATCATTCAGTCACGGGATGAGCCTGCAGCCACAGGGTCAGGACGGTCGGCCCGTAGGTGCTGCAGAACTCGCAATCACAGCTGGCGAGACAGTTCGCCTGGCAATGGGCGGTCGGCCAGAAGCGGGATGCACAGGGGCCTGGGTCGAGCAGCCTCCCATCGCGGGGCAGCGTCCTGTCGCACCAGGTACAGCGGATTGCTGCAGGGACGCCGGCGTCCTGCAGCCGCCGGGCCGCCACGCTCGCCCAGTCGAGCGGGGCTTCTTCCAGAACCGTCACAGGGGCGCGGTCGAGTAGAAGCTTGCCACGCCACAGGCTCAGTCCGGTCACCGCTCTGACTGCCTGCAGAGCCTCCTGTCCGCCCTTCCCGGGCTCGGTCACAAGCACGGCGAACCCTGGCTCCTCCACGGACACATCTCCCTCGGCGACGGAGTACGTGGCCCCAGTGTGTCAGAGTCCTCGACCCGTCAATTTTCGGTGTCCCCTGAGCTGCCACGCATCGGGGCCTTCACGAAACTGCGGCCAGAGACTTGAGGTTCCCCAGGTTCGGGCCATCGCGGCCTGGAAGGCGAAGACGGTCTCATCGTCGAAGCCGGGCCACAGAACTGGAGGGTGACGCGGAACGGTGCGGTTGCTGAATGCCTGTGACCGGCCCCAGGACAGGTGTGGTTATCGGTCAGGTTCTTGGTGGGCTGGATTGATGGGCAACCCTCTGCACGGTGCTCGACCCGCCTCCAGTGGTGCTGGTAGATCCCTGCTTGCATGTGGTCAACCCCGGGCAACCGCCCCATCGGAAGAAGGGGAACATTCATGCTCAGACGTGCAAAGGCCGCTGTCGGCCTGGTCCTCGGTCTGACCGGCGCCGTCGCCGGCGCAACCACAGCCACCGCCGCACCCGCCCAGCAGGTACCCACCCAGACCGTCGCCGTCGAGACCGTCGCCGTCCAGGCCGTCAACAATCTCGGCCTCACCACCGGCGAAGCCCAGAGCGTGCAGTGCTATGTCCGCGACGCCGGATTCAACCCCGGCACGATCGATGGCCAGCTCGGCTCCAACAGCTGGAAAGCCTGGCAGGGCTTCCTCAACGACCGCGGATTCAACGCGGGAACCGTCGACGGCGAGGTCGGTCCCAACACCATCAGCGGCCTCCAGCGCTTTCTCAACACCCTCGGCTACGACACCGGCGGCGTCGACGGCATCGCCGGCACCAAGACCAGGGCCGCATGGAAGGCGTTCTCCCGTCTCGGCAACGGCACCGACGGAAGCTGGTGCTGACCACCCGTCACGGCGTAAGACGGCGATCACCGCCGCGTAGGCATTCCGTCACAAGCCACTGACCTGCGCGCTCTTCCTCGAACGGCACGTATCTGCCGTACTCCGGCTGTCACATATCCTCAACCCCCTACCTCGCGATACCCCATCTGGGGGAGGTGTCGCATAGGGTTGCCAGGCCGATACTGGTTCGCCGTCCAGCATGCTGAGGGCCCCGGGTCCGCTCGGGGCCCTCAGCGCTGCCAGGGTGGATCTTCCGT
The genomic region above belongs to Streptomyces sp. CG1 and contains:
- a CDS encoding DUF6207 family protein gives rise to the protein MNDPAWGSSTWGFTEFRSEPTSIAEHTTRDAGRPGVRLQMYTDLRQALEDDTPPEPTLAAE
- a CDS encoding ribosomal protein L7/L12, with amino-acid sequence MSVEEPGFAVLVTEPGKGGQEALQAVRAVTGLSLWRGKLLLDRAPVTVLEEAPLDWASVAARRLQDAGVPAAIRCTWCDRTLPRDGRLLDPGPCASRFWPTAHCQANCLASCDCEFCSTYGPTVLTLWLQAHPVTE
- a CDS encoding peptidoglycan-binding protein, encoding MLRRAKAAVGLVLGLTGAVAGATTATAAPAQQVPTQTVAVETVAVQAVNNLGLTTGEAQSVQCYVRDAGFNPGTIDGQLGSNSWKAWQGFLNDRGFNAGTVDGEVGPNTISGLQRFLNTLGYDTGGVDGIAGTKTRAAWKAFSRLGNGTDGSWC